The following proteins are co-located in the Piscirickettsia litoralis genome:
- a CDS encoding DUF494 family protein: protein MIKESVLDVLMYLFDQNSEADQPLSSDQAVLSAQLEKAGFAKDEVDRAFHWLEGLVDTSKWPKRFERSTTTRAFADEEMSTIGPEYLNYILYLEHIGVLNVELRELVIDRIMALGVDEIDLSHVKWVALMVLNNHYEDDFETEWFEEMILTDPKAEVQH, encoded by the coding sequence ATGATAAAAGAAAGCGTACTTGACGTTTTGATGTATTTATTCGATCAAAATAGCGAAGCAGATCAGCCTCTTAGCTCAGATCAAGCCGTTTTAAGTGCTCAGCTTGAAAAAGCAGGCTTTGCTAAAGACGAAGTCGATCGCGCCTTTCATTGGTTAGAAGGTTTAGTCGATACCAGCAAATGGCCAAAGCGGTTTGAGCGCTCAACGACAACACGCGCCTTTGCAGATGAAGAAATGAGCACAATTGGTCCAGAGTATCTTAACTACATACTCTACCTTGAGCATATTGGCGTACTCAATGTAGAGTTACGCGAGCTGGTGATTGATCGGATCATGGCACTCGGTGTTGATGAAATTGATTTAAGCCATGTGAAATGGGTCGCTTTAATGGTACTGAATAATCATTATGAAGATGATTTTGAGACCGAGTGGTTCGAAGAAATGATCCTCACCGACCCCAAGGCTGAAGTACAACACTAA
- a CDS encoding L-threonylcarbamoyladenylate synthase, which produces MNKPNPDIAKAARCIQQGGIIALPTEGVIGLSCDPNNESAIKRLLDIKQRPAHKGLILVAADLSQLQPFIQRLSAELLDKLTAIRSYPTTWIAPAQKNISKLITGDFNSVAIRLTTHPLVKELCQQCDHALISTSANISNQPSRRDLSTLDPNLVHQLDYLLAGTVGPHQGPSEIRDLLTDTVLRQG; this is translated from the coding sequence GTGAATAAGCCAAATCCAGATATTGCAAAGGCGGCGCGATGCATACAACAAGGTGGTATCATTGCGCTACCCACAGAAGGGGTGATTGGCTTAAGCTGTGACCCTAATAATGAGTCTGCAATCAAGCGTCTTTTAGATATTAAGCAACGTCCCGCACATAAAGGGTTAATTCTTGTTGCTGCTGACCTTAGCCAATTACAACCTTTTATCCAAAGATTGAGCGCTGAATTGCTTGATAAATTAACAGCCATACGGTCATACCCAACAACTTGGATAGCACCCGCACAAAAGAATATCTCCAAACTCATTACCGGCGATTTCAATAGTGTCGCCATACGATTAACAACACACCCTCTTGTAAAAGAGCTCTGCCAACAGTGCGACCATGCACTTATCTCAACCAGTGCAAATATCAGCAACCAACCCAGCAGGCGCGATTTAAGCACTCTAGACCCTAACTTAGTCCATCAATTAGATTATTTACTCGCAGGCACAGTCGGCCCACACCAAGGCCCTTCTGAAATTCGTGACTTACTGACCGATACTGTTCTACGACAAGGCTAA
- a CDS encoding DUF4823 domain-containing protein, translated as MYKLIYQFTALLLFISLIVGCVSHYNYYTPRPNDRDSCGLLADNESVYIGTAENFHLGDKYYTGSGDQISQLLLEEINKYVIHIKRSKHNVTLQQGLTQAHSEGYAIYIYPQIIRWQRPMGTMSWLVDHTEVRLSLYNVKHGKLVSDIIVRAGQPVASQWFEKSSQRLQLAFSRIVSRWYTCTKNQLEPTAPGLDATDS; from the coding sequence TTGTATAAACTCATTTATCAATTCACTGCATTATTATTGTTTATTAGTTTAATCGTAGGCTGTGTCTCACATTACAATTATTACACGCCTCGCCCTAATGATCGTGACAGCTGCGGCCTGTTAGCAGACAATGAGTCTGTCTATATTGGTACCGCCGAAAACTTTCATCTCGGCGATAAATACTATACAGGTAGCGGTGATCAAATTAGTCAATTATTGCTCGAAGAAATTAATAAATATGTCATTCATATCAAACGCAGCAAACACAATGTCACCTTACAACAAGGCTTAACCCAAGCACACAGTGAAGGCTACGCCATCTACATTTATCCACAAATCATTCGTTGGCAGCGACCGATGGGTACAATGAGTTGGCTCGTTGACCACACCGAAGTTCGTCTTAGCTTATATAACGTAAAACACGGCAAACTTGTCAGCGATATCATTGTCCGCGCCGGCCAACCTGTCGCTAGTCAATGGTTTGAAAAGAGCAGTCAACGCTTACAGCTTGCTTTTTCAAGAATTGTTTCACGCTGGTACACTTGCACTAAAAATCAACTGGAGCCAACCGCACCCGGGCTAGATGCTACAGATAGTTAA
- a CDS encoding SDR family NAD(P)-dependent oxidoreductase, with protein MTYKVCITGASSGIGEALAYYYAQKSADLTLIARNTERLNQVKSHCEKLGATVTTALIDIRDHQQLNDFLVHNDQQKPIDLIIANAGPSLKQLSNETADYYSAQRAMVDIHINGTFNSIYPLIQRMQQRQSGQIAIMSSMNAKIFLPGRSIYGAVKAALLHFSLALRQQLRNDHIKVNVICPGWVKTPRTDLNQFSMPFKVTAVTAAKTIGKGLNKNKAVIQFPWQLTTVIRLYNILPLTIQEWVSHTLYFAKSKDND; from the coding sequence ATGACATATAAAGTATGTATTACAGGAGCAAGTAGTGGCATCGGAGAAGCCTTAGCCTATTATTATGCTCAGAAAAGCGCTGACCTCACTCTCATCGCGCGTAATACCGAGCGCCTAAATCAAGTAAAATCCCACTGTGAAAAGCTCGGAGCCACCGTGACAACAGCATTAATCGATATACGTGACCACCAGCAACTTAATGACTTTTTAGTCCATAATGATCAACAAAAACCTATTGACCTAATCATTGCCAATGCTGGCCCCTCACTCAAACAACTCAGCAATGAAACAGCTGACTATTATTCTGCGCAGCGGGCCATGGTTGATATTCATATCAATGGCACATTTAACAGTATTTATCCACTTATCCAACGGATGCAACAGCGCCAATCCGGCCAGATTGCCATCATGAGTTCGATGAATGCCAAAATTTTTCTACCCGGCCGAAGCATTTATGGTGCAGTAAAAGCCGCCTTACTACACTTTAGCTTAGCACTGCGCCAACAGCTTAGAAATGATCATATCAAGGTTAATGTAATTTGCCCTGGTTGGGTGAAAACACCTCGTACAGACCTTAATCAATTTTCCATGCCATTTAAAGTTACAGCAGTCACTGCAGCCAAAACTATTGGAAAAGGACTTAATAAAAATAAAGCAGTCATTCAGTTTCCATGGCAACTTACTACAGTTATTCGCCTTTACAACATATTGCCTTTAACAATTCAAGAATGGGTCAGTCACACGCTCTATTTTGCTAAATCAAAAGACAATGATTAA
- a CDS encoding DUF924 family protein yields MVNDILDFWFGNHASMVDTANNQAKLWWGKDPAVDSKIANQYETILDEIVEDQWPFARNSAREILAAIILTDQFPRNIYRDTAKAFAYDGIARKLCRLLIDKKLDTELTLIERVFAYLPLEHSEDITDQVESLEKFDELLHIAAAKDKAVFEQYAAYAKSHYDVIDKFGRFPHRNASLGRDSTEKEQAYLQQEGSGF; encoded by the coding sequence ATGGTTAATGATATTTTAGATTTTTGGTTTGGTAACCATGCTAGTATGGTAGATACAGCAAATAATCAGGCAAAACTATGGTGGGGTAAAGATCCTGCTGTTGATAGTAAAATTGCAAACCAATATGAAACTATACTGGATGAGATTGTAGAAGACCAGTGGCCTTTTGCAAGAAATAGCGCGCGTGAAATTTTAGCAGCAATTATTTTAACTGACCAATTTCCTCGTAATATCTACCGAGATACAGCAAAAGCCTTTGCTTATGATGGCATAGCCCGCAAGTTATGTCGCTTACTGATCGATAAAAAATTAGATACTGAGTTGACTCTAATAGAGCGAGTATTTGCTTATTTACCATTAGAACATTCTGAAGATATTACTGACCAGGTGGAATCACTGGAGAAGTTCGATGAATTGCTTCATATAGCGGCTGCAAAAGATAAAGCAGTGTTTGAACAGTATGCAGCTTATGCAAAAAGTCATTATGATGTAATTGATAAATTTGGTCGTTTTCCTCACCGTAATGCTAGTTTAGGCAGGGATTCTACAGAAAAAGAACAAGCATATTTACAGCAGGAAGGTAGTGGTTTTTAA